The sequence below is a genomic window from Thermoplasmata archaeon.
AACTGGTACTAAGATTACATTCATATCTTTATCACGCTCCTGGCACTATATATACATTTTCATTATCTTTAATGATCTTTAAATCTTTGCCAACCTTATATTTTGGGGCTTTCAGTTCATATAACCTGTTCTGTTGATCCATAATCTGCAATTCGTTTCCAGATGCGTAGATTAGTATCGCATCCAGCACATCTTCTCGTTTTGCAAACAGCTTGTAACCCTGATCAATATAACTTTTTTGAGAAATCGCCTTAATCTCGCCACTGTTTAGGTCAATAACTTTCAAGCCTTTAGCATTTAAATTTAATATTCTGTATTGTTTATCCTTGTTTTTAATAAAATCACCAGCCCTGTATTCAGGAAGCCTGATCATATAAGTAATGCGGTACAGATCCTCTCCCTCTTTTCGACCATACAGATGCGGAGACTCTTTAATTGTGCCACTGTATAGATCTTGGATCTCTTTAACTAAAATACGCGCAAAATGATTGCTAGATAGATAAAAATCCAGGCCTGTATGCATCTCTTCATATTTCATTATAAATATGTTCGGGTTGTTCTGAGCCCTCACCTCTCTATACACAAATTCGATAATCTCGTTTTTCTCAGATTCTGAAACATCCCTGTCTGACCTGATCTGCAATATAGACTCAAAGTAGTCTCCCAATATTTTATTGCATACAGGACAGCTGTTTTTTAAGATTTGAAGCTTGGTCTCGAATTTTTCAAGCTTTTCAAGATCTTTATAGTGTATAGTTACATCACTGCGTATCAGATCTAAATTTTTGGAAATGCTTAATTTTATGCTGGCACTATCATACTCATGATATTTTTTTGCACTGTTTAGCAGATACTCTGATAGCACGCTCTCTAAAGTTTTATTATATATCCATTCTTTCTTAATTTTTATTGCACCACAATGAGGGCATACAGTTAAATCGATGCTTTCTGCAAGTTCTATAAATTTTGTATTTTTTAAGAAACAGGATACACATAAATTCTCGTATTTTGAGTCATTAATGCCACATATTATACACTTCATACGTTATCAATTTAAAATGACTTTTGTCTATTTAATATTTCTGTATTGAAAATGCAGGATGTTTTAT
It includes:
- a CDS encoding NMD3-related protein is translated as MKCIICGINDSKYENLCVSCFLKNTKFIELAESIDLTVCPHCGAIKIKKEWIYNKTLESVLSEYLLNSAKKYHEYDSASIKLSISKNLDLIRSDVTIHYKDLEKLEKFETKLQILKNSCPVCNKILGDYFESILQIRSDRDVSESEKNEIIEFVYREVRAQNNPNIFIMKYEEMHTGLDFYLSSNHFARILVKEIQDLYSGTIKESPHLYGRKEGEDLYRITYMIRLPEYRAGDFIKNKDKQYRILNLNAKGLKVIDLNSGEIKAISQKSYIDQGYKLFAKREDVLDAILIYASGNELQIMDQQNRLYELKAPKYKVGKDLKIIKDNENVYIVPGA